Part of the Quercus robur chromosome 5, dhQueRobu3.1, whole genome shotgun sequence genome, CTCTTCATACATTACAACCTTTACCACCAAGATTCTGATAGATAAAGTAAATTAGTCAAACAATTCATCGTGTAAAAAGAAACTCATGAGTGAAAGGATTTTACTTGCTTTTTTATGGGTCTGTTTGAATActgcttattactgaaaattgaaaatattataataaaataattttaaatatgtaaatagtatcgtgggacctaatttcaaaaaagaaagttgCTGAATATGGTATTTATAAgtctcgtgaacagtgcacgagatTTACAAGAAAAAACGCTTATGTTAGGAAACGCACAAAACGCACTTCCCAAACGGAAGCTATATATTTCAAATCCAATGTTTTGAAAAACAGTTATCTAGTGTGACTGCTGACTTGCTATTATGAGATGAATTATATTCATCTATTTTTTAAAGACCTTGTAACTAAATTGACACATCTCCATGCACAAAGTATTAAGAGTTttagaggaagaaaaaattCGAATTGTGAAATTACCAATATGgtgtaattaatttttcttcttctttttttttttaatctattctCCACAAATTAGACACATAAAatacattaattttaaaaattatacgTTATACCACTATTACGAACAAGAAAGTTTAATTATAACagaattatcaaaaacaaaacttttcattttcattgaaCATGATTGCCACTACCGTTTTATCTTTTTGTCTAAtcatatacactttttttttcgaTAACAGAAAATGTCTGATCATATACACTTTTATCATGGTCTTCATTAGCTTTTACCAATTGGCTCGATAGAATGGTCGTGTTTTTTTAAATGGAGTTGCATACTTGCATATCAGTTAACGTACTAGTCTGTGACTATCATAAAATAAGCTGCATTTCCTATATATTCAATTTTCTCACTATCACTAAAATAAGATATCTATTTTTAGTggtttatattataataaattttataattttatgtgttgccaattaaaataaaataatttaaacattcATTAATTAGGTTATTGAAGTctattaattatattcattgtctaattaatttgtaaatatttcatagtaaaatttataataattttatttataataatttttactttttttagtaaatcaataatttttacatttttccaaaaaaaaaaaaaaaactattgctCTTTACAGAAGCTAGTAATTTTGCCTATATTTCACACAAAATTTACAACGTTCATGGACACATAAACAATCACCAAACGGGCACTAAAGATTTGGTAGAAAAATTATgtgtagttttatttttaagaaaatgttaaaaagaaattctttaaactccttttatatattttgattagatatgaaatttgaaaatctaaccgttgaattgcattttttttataccttcatacttacaaaattttaaaaaaataaaaaaatcaatatgtttaaatgtttaaatttttatggtgtaaaattatgcataaaaataagtttattaattaaataataaataatatcaaatttaaaagaaatttgatacatatattaaaaataaataataaaaaatacaatttaacaattaaatttttaaaatttacaaactaataaaaaaaattatacttattTTTAACGCCTACAAAAAGATGTTTGGAACAAATATTTTCACCATCCACCTATTCTTGtccgtgatttttttttttttttttttgttttagaatattaagtattaacaCATATATGAAAAGAGtagaaaatctttttaaaaaaaatttacaataatatatatttaaaagaacTTAACTCTTACATGCACAACACAACACCTAACTTATCCCTAAGATGTGAGTGAGTGGACTAATGTGACATCAAGAGAAAGGCACGGGGCAACTATGGGATGATGATTAATGTCGAAGACAAAACTGGGAAGGAGCTTATGGACACACTGCACGAAATGAGCAAATGGATATGGATGATGTATGGCTTTAAGGGATAATAATTCAGTCAAACGCCGGCTCAATTTCCCAAATTGCCCCTAGTAATGATGTAatgttactattttttattttttttacccgaAAGCATGTGAGCTATCATATATATGCTGATGCAAGCAGAGCCCAGAAACCCATCAATCAAATCAAAGCTCTAATCATTGCTGATAAGAAATTTAAGATCCATTAAAGGGTCCCACATATTGGCTTTCCCTCCATTTTTGGGTGGGTCCTGTTCCCACATCGAGGCTTTACcattaaaaattgagaaagcagaaaattaaaaataaaaatcatttcatACATACCCAATTTAAATTATGTagattaattttagaaattagtgatattttatttcctaaagagttgaatttttttttaaatgaaccaATGATTTAAGATGTGGGactaataacaaaaacaaagccTTTTATTTTATCACCTTTGTCGTAAAAATGAAGCtatgtatttttttacttttttttttagaaaaaaaaaaaaaaagctgatatCAAATTAGCCCCACTTTAATCATTGTGATTTTCTTACATGATCCATAATAGGAAGGTTGGAAGGTGactggtaaagtttttaattttttttttatggttagcTTCAGAAAAAATTGAGCTTGTTGCCAGTCAACATTTGATGATGATTCATTGAGATTTGAACCATCAGcctaaaattgaaatttgaaaagcaCATAACTGTTTTGACATTATTGTTTTTGCTACTTATGGAAAATGCTCTTTTCCCGTTAAAAAGGGATAAATATTAGATGAAAGTTAAAGTAAAAATTTATGGAAACAGATTTACTGAAGGAGTGATTTCAATGGAAACAAGACCCAGATTTTtatctcagcaaaaaaaaagacccaaatCCAAAATCTTCATATTTATGTAATGAGAGAGATAAACTCATAAACCAATTCAGTGGCCAGCGTAAATCAAGCTGGATAGAGCTGGATCAGTGGAAATTACAGGGAAGTTTCATGGGATTCAAAATGGGACCAGGTTCAAAATGGGAAATAATGTAAACAAACAACTTCTACCTGGGACCAGGTTCAAAATgggaaataatttaaaactttcaGAAATGGCTTGGCCATCCTATGTGGTACAAGGCCTCCAATTCTTTATTAGAGGCAATCTCTTTCCCATTTctgcattatttatttatttttttcttaaatacaTTGGTGAAGAACTAAATTGCACCCCTGCTTCAGTTTATAGAACCACCCTCTTAGAATATATCGGATCTAGATAAGATGGAGCTAGAATTTCTAGTATAAAAAGATAACCAATTTAAAAAGATGACATAAGTAATATGAAGAATTTAGAGTCATCcatttattaattgaaaatgtTAAGTTGTTAACTAGCAAAAGTTCAACTATTGAAAAGTTTAAGGAGTTATCCTCCTAAAGTATAGATCCCATATACTGTGAGATAAAAGGGAATCAAGGAACCTTGCAGCTCCTCTGCTTGTCATTGTCCAAACAGATATTCTAGAATCTAAATTAACAGAAGTTGCTCAATCTTCAGACATGTCATATGCTACAAAGGCAATCTCATTCTTCCATTATTCaatccaagtttttttttaaaagacataaaaaattcaaccgtgaatctttttattttcagaTCCAGAAGAAATCgaaaacattataaaaaataaaaataaaagctattTAATTTCCATAAGGCATGATTCAATAAGAACTGTTTTAGAAGAATTTACATAAGGACTCTGTGCTCTCTATCCTATTTGCTGTTGATACTAAAAGTGGTAAATCAAGCTTAGAGAATCATTTAAAACTGAAATCCTTCACTGGTTCTCTCTAACAAACACAGAGGACCTCTTGACAACAATTTGTCaaaaatcttcttcttcaactaGGGAAGGAGACCGCTGCATTCTAACACTGCTGATGCTATTTCTTGCTGCAAGAATTTCATTCAGTGAGAGCCTCTTCTTTTGCCCTGGTTCTGGTCTTTGCTTCGGGGCACTGTGAGACCTCAACTTGGCCTTAAAAGATTGTGTGCTTGCCATATAGTTAGGGTAGTTCAAGTAAGACCTAAAGAAGCTGTCTCCACAAACGCTCTTGGCCGGTGTAGTTGGGGCATTGGACTGCAATGAATTACCAAACCTTGGAGTGCTCTGAGCAGTAGGGAACTTACATTCTTCACCAGTGAAGTACCATTCAAAGTCTTGAAGGTTTCGGCAATCAGGTATGGATATACGAGGAGGAATTGGACATGGGAGAGGCGATGAGATTGTTTGGTAAGGCAGGTCTTCACCACATTCAGATAACACGTTGATTCGTCTAGACCTTGATCTGGGTTTGTATGTATCAATTTCGACAATTTTTGGGCTGTCATCAAAGGCATTCATTGAAGCTTCATAAGATGCAGACAGCCTCTTACTATGAAATTCACTTCTTGTTTCATCAAATCTTTCCTGAAAATCATAAACACATTTCAATTAGACCAACTCTTAGACcacatagaaaatatgaccaATTATGAGGAGCAGATTCTTACCACGGACATTCTTGGTCGAATCTCAGGATGAAATCTGTTCTCTTTGTTGAGAGAACGACGAGCACGTTGTGATCGAACAGCAGTCTGTGCTCTTATAAGAGCTTGCATACTATGAAGAGTTGCAGTAGCCCGTTTTCGGACAAGATAGCCTCTAACAAGAGCTTGTAACTTAACCAGTCCTTTTAGCGCTCGAAGTGCTTTTCGGGCCTGACATTGgaccaaaattttcataaaaagattacaaaaaatTCTGTAGTAGTATAAAGTGCAACATGTGGGTGATTTCATACATAATGCCACATTTTCATACATAGAGATAGCTTTGTAAATGGGAAAAGGCACCTAAAAATTAGAGCAACATTTATGTAGTAGCCCAAGAAGGACTTCATGTAGAACATAAAAAAGCAACTCCAAATACACAGTACTACCAAAAGGAGGAAGACCCACATTAGAACCACCAAAAGATAATCATCAAAGGAATAGACCCCAAAATTTACTCATGAAAAGCAGCATGAAGACCCAAAAATGACAAATCGGAGAAACatactttcaaatttcaaattttaagatTCAAAAAAAACATAGGGGCCCAAAAGAGAAAAGGTTGAAGAAAAACAGAATGATTAGTCAAGACAACAATAATGTGAGACACAAATGTACAATCTTATTGACCCAAAAACACATGTACTGTTCCATTGGCATTTTGAAACTAGTTATCCAGCTTTTGAAAGCAGACATAAACGTAAGAATTAAGAAAAGTACTTCCGTTAGGCCAACCAAACAATAGTTACAGCAAAAATGTGTGTGAGACTGCAACAGACATGTCTAGAAACATTTCATCACaatctcaaaaaaaacaaaaacaaaaaaccaaacaagAGAACAGACACAGAGTATGTTTGTATACCGATTTTAAGTTAATTAACTTCTCAGATCAAATATGAAGCAACAAAGAATAAGGAAaatcaacaaaattgaaaacccaCTTACCAAATAGCCTCTAAAAACAGTCTGAATCTTCACAGCACCCCACCTCTCCCTCCCACCACCAAACATAGTTCCCCTCCCATGGCTTGTCAGCCTCACAACCGCCACCGCCGCTTGCGCTGCAGCCACggcagcatcagcagcagctgCCGTGGCAGCAGCCACCGCAATTGCGTGCTTGTTCTGCTCCTTCTCTGTCTCAGCAATGTAGGATCTGAGCCAAGCAGCATCAGTGGCTGGCATATTAGCTGCATTGCTCACTGGAGATTGACCAACTGTTCTGGAGTCCTTTACTGACTTGCCAAAACTCcaccttttcttctctttcttctccccAGAAATTGGACCTGAATTCTCCACAAgattcttctccttcttcatcCCCAAAAAGCCCTTAAACCACCTTGCAGCTTTTCCCATATTTGCTCTATCTCTATTGCTTTAGAGTGACAAACTAGAGAGAGATaaataaatagacaaaagaGTGAGAAAGAAGCAAAGTCAAAGACCCAAGTTAAGT contains:
- the LOC126725344 gene encoding protein IQ-domain 26-like, which codes for MGKAARWFKGFLGMKKEKNLVENSGPISGEKKEKKRWSFGKSVKDSRTVGQSPVSNAANMPATDAAWLRSYIAETEKEQNKHAIAVAAATAAAADAAVAAAQAAVAVVRLTSHGRGTMFGGGRERWGAVKIQTVFRGYLARKALRALKGLVKLQALVRGYLVRKRATATLHSMQALIRAQTAVRSQRARRSLNKENRFHPEIRPRMSVERFDETRSEFHSKRLSASYEASMNAFDDSPKIVEIDTYKPRSRSRRINVLSECGEDLPYQTISSPLPCPIPPRISIPDCRNLQDFEWYFTGEECKFPTAQSTPRFGNSLQSNAPTTPAKSVCGDSFFRSYLNYPNYMASTQSFKAKLRSHSAPKQRPEPGQKKRLSLNEILAARNSISSVRMQRSPSLVEEEDF